One part of the Glycine soja cultivar W05 chromosome 11, ASM419377v2, whole genome shotgun sequence genome encodes these proteins:
- the LOC114375016 gene encoding coatomer subunit gamma-2-like has product MSQPLVKKDDDRDDEAEYSPFLGIEKGAVLQEARVFNDPQLDARRCSQVITKLLYLLNQGETFTKTEATEVFFSVTKLFQSRDLGLRRMVYLIIKELSPSADEVIIVTSSLMKDMNSKTDMYRANAIRVLCRITDGTLLTQIERYLKQAIVDKNPVVASAALVSGIHILQTNPEIVKRWSNEVQEAVQSRAALVQFHALALLHQIRQNDRLAVSKLVTSLTRGNVRSPLAQCLLIRYTSQVIRESGNNTQSGDRPFYDYLESCLRHKSEMVIFEAARAITELNGVTSRELTPAITVLQLFLSSSKPVLRFAAVRTLNKVAMTHPMAVTNCNIDMESLLSDQNRSIATLAITTLLKTGNESSVDRLMKQITNFMSDIADEFKIVVVEAIRSLCLKFPLKYRSLMNFLSNILREEGGFDYKKAVVDSIVILIRDIPDAKESGLLHLCEFIEDCEFTYLSTQILHFLGVEGPKTSDPSKYIRYIYNRVHLENATVRAGAVSTLAKFGAAVDELKPRIFILLRRCLFDSDDEVRDRATLYLNTLGGDGSVVETDKDVKDFLFGSFDIPLVNLETSLKNYEPSEEAFDIDSVPREVKSQPLAEKKAPGKKPTGLGAPPSGPPSTADAYERLLLSIPEFANFGKLFKSSEPVELTEAETEYAVNVVKHIFDRHVVFQYNCTNTIPEQLLEDVIVIVDASEAEEFSEVFSKPLRSLPYDSPGQTFVGFEKPEGLSIAGKFSNVLKFIVKEVDPTTGETEDDGVEDEYQLEDLEVVTADYMLKVGVSNFRSAWESIGPDCERVDEYGLGPRESLAEAVNTVINLLGMQPCEGTEVVPPNSRSHTCLLSGVFIGNVKVLVRLSFGLDGPKDVAMKLSVRSEDETVSDTIHEIVASG; this is encoded by the exons ATGTCTCAGCCACTCGTGAAGAAGGACGATGACCGCGACGACGAAG CTGAGTATTCTCCCTTTTTGGGAATTGAAAAGGGAGCTGTTCTTCAGGAGGCCAGGGTTTTTAATGACCCACAGCTAGATGCTAGGAGATGTTCACAG gTTATCACAAAACTTTTATACCTATTGAATCAGGGAGAGACATTTACAAAG ACCGAAGCCACAGAAGTTTTCTTTTCTGTGACTAAGCTTTTCCAGTCTCGAGATCTTGGGTTAAGGAGAATGGTCTACCTGATCATAAAGGAACTCTCCCCTTCTGCAGATGAG GTTATCATCGTTACAAGCTCTCTCATGAAGGACATGAATAGTAAGACTGATATGTACAGGGCTAATGCTATTCGTGTCCTTTGTCGTATCACAGATGGAACTCTCCTTACTCAAATTGAGCGATATCTGAAACAAGCTATTGTAGACAAGAATCCAGTCGTTGCAAGTGCAGCCCTGGTTAGCGGCATTCATATACTCCAG ACAAATCCTGAGATTGTAAAAAGGTGGAGCAATGAGGTTCAGGAAGCGGTTCAATCAAGGGCAGCTCTTGTGCAATTTCATGCCCTGGCATTGCTGCACCAG ATACGGCAGAATGACCGACTAGCTGTTAGCAAGCTGGTTACCAGCTTAACCAGGGGAAATGTTCGCTCTCCTTTGGCCCAATGCCTTTTGATCCGTTATACAAGTCAG GTAATTCGGGAGTCAGGAAATAATACACAATCAGGGGACCGTCCCTTCTATGATTATCTTGAGAGTTGCCTTCGTCACAAGTCAGAGATGGTGATTTTTGAAGCTGCAAGGGCAATTACAGAGCTCAATGGAGTAACTAGCCGAGAATTAACACCGGCAATTACTGTTCTTCAGCTCTTCTTAAGTTCGTCCAAGCCAGTCTTGAGATTTGCTGCTGTCCGCACCTTGAACAAG GTGGCAATGACACATCCGATGGCAGTCACTAACTGCAATATTGATATGGAAAGTTTACTCTCTGACCAGAACCGAAGCATTGCCACACTTGCCATTACTACTCTATTGAAGACAGGAAATGAATCAAGTGTGGACCGTCTTATGAAGCAGATTACAAATTTCATGTCTGATATTGCTGATGAGTTcaaaattgttgttgttgaagcAATAAGATCATTGTGCTTGAAATTCCCTTTAAAATATAGATCTCT GATGAATTTCCTAAGTAACATTCTTAGGGAAGAAGGTGGCTTTGATTACAAGAAAGCAGTTGTAGATTCAATTGTGATTCTTATTAGAGATATCCCTGATGCTAAGGAAAGTGGGTTGCTTCACCTTTGTGAGTTTATTGAAGATTGTGAATTCACTTATTTGTCCACACAG ATACTGCACTTCCTGGGAGTTGAAGGACCAAAAACTTCTGACCCCAGCAAATATATTCGTTATATTTATAACAGAGTACATCTTGAGAATGCGACTGTTAGGGCTGGTGCTGTGAGCACATTGGCAAAGTTTGGTGCTGCTGTTGATGAATTAAAG CCCCGCATATTCATACTGCTAAGGCGGTGTCTTTTTGATAGTGATGATGAG GTTCGTGACAGAGCAACGCTTTATCTGAACACACTTGGAGGTGATGGTTCAGTTGTTGAGACAGATAAAGATGTCAAAGATTTCCTCTTTGGGTCATTTGATATCCCACTTGTCAATCTGGAGACTAGTTTGAAAAACTAC GAGCCTTCAGAAGAGGCTTTTGACATTGATTCAGTCCCCAGGGAGGTCAAGTCTCAACCTCTTGCAGAGAAGAAAGCCCCTGGTAAAAAGCCTACTGGTTTGGGTGCTCCTCCTAGTGGTCCCCCATCTACCGCAGATGCATATGAAAGGCTGCTTCTATCCATTCCTGAGTTTGCAAACTTTGGGAAGCTTTTTAAG TCTTCAGAACCTGTGGAGCTTACTGAAGCAGAGACAGAATATGCAGTTAATGTTGTTAAACACATTTTTGATCGGCATGTTGTGTTTCAATACAACTGCACAAACACGATACCAGAGCAATTATTGGAAGAT GTTATTGTAATTGTGGATGCATCGGAAGCAGAAGAGTTCTCTGAAGTGTTCTCAAAGCCTCTCAGATCTCTTCCTTATGATTCGCCTGGGCAAACATTTGTGGGTTTTGAGAAGCCTGAGGGATTGTCAATTGCTGGAAAATTTTCTAACGTTCTGAAATTTATTGTTAAAGAG GTTGACCCAACCACTGGTGAGACAGAAGATGATGGCGTTGAAGATGAATACCAACTAGAGGATTTAGAGGTTGTCACCGCAGACTACATGTTGAAAGTGGGAGTGTCTAATTTCAGGAGTGCATGGGAAAGCATTGGCCCTGACTGTGAGCGAGTGGATGAATATGGTCTTGGCCCCAGGGAGAGTTTGGCTGAAGCTGTAAATACCGTCATTAATCTTCTTGGGATGCAGCCTTGTGAG GGAACTGAGGTAGTCCCGCCCAATTCAAGGTCACACACATGCTTGTTGTCAGGTGTATTCATAGGAAATGTGAAGGTTCTTGTGCGGTTGTCTTTTGGACTTGATGGTCCAAAGGATGTTGCGATGAAACTTTCTGTCAGATCCGAGGATGAAACTGTCAGCGATACAATCCATGAGATTGTGGCTAGTGGCTAG
- the LOC114376530 gene encoding ras-related protein Rab7-like, with product MPSRRRTLLKVIILGDSGVGKTSLMNQYVNKKFSNQYKATIGADFLTKEVQFEDRLFTLQIWDTAGQERFQSLGVAFYRGADCCVLVYDVNSMKSFDNLNNWREEFLIQASPSDPENFPFVVIGNKIDIDGGNSRVVSEKKARAWCASKGNIPYFETSAKEGLNVEEAFQCIAKNALKSGEEEELYLPDTIDVGNSSQPRATGCEC from the exons ATGCCTTCCCGAAGAAGAACTCTCTTGAAGGTCATCATTCTCGGTGACAGTGG GGTGGGGAAGACATCTTTGATGAACCA ATATGTGAATAAGAAGTTTAGTAATCAGTACAAGGCAACCATTGGAGCGGATTTTTTAACCAAAGAAGTGCAATTCGAAGATAGGCTTTTCACCTTACAG ATTTGGGATACAGCTGGCCAAGAAAGATTCCAAAGCCTTGGAGTTGCTTTCTATCGTGGTGCTGATTGTTGTGTTCTTGTATATGATGTTAATTCGATGAAATCATTTGACAACCTTAATAACTGGAGGGAGGAATTTCTGATTCAA GCAAGTCCTTCTGATCCAGAGAATTTTCCTTTTGTTGTCATAGGAAACAAAATAGATATTGATGGTGGGAACAGCAGAGTG GTGTCAGAAAAGAAGGCTCGGGCTTGGTGTGCATCAAAAGGAAATATTCCATATTTTGAGACATCTGCCAAAGAAGGTCTTAATGTTGAAGAAGCATTCCAATGCATAGCAAAGAATGCCCTGAAaagtggagaagaagaagaatt ATACCTGCCAGACACAATTGATGTTGGAAACAGCAGTCAGCCACGGGCAACAGGATGTGAGTGCTGA
- the LOC114375238 gene encoding SWI/SNF complex subunit SWI3D-like: protein MFGRQPSTTTVSLTQIFFFPNPPFLLLVSMEEKRRDAAPSAADSPASEPATSRRRAGANKRKSGALSASGSSSAPSKRASRDKASPLHPPPLHNGPLTRARQTPNNLASASSSAGASAPAAVKRSERAHPSAAESAALAEQLKKESEWETLEAAIEAEFEAIRSRGANAHVVPTHSGWFSWSCIHPIEKQMLPSFFNSKTDNRTPDVYMEIRNWIMKKFHSNPNVQIELKDMSQLNVGDSDARQEVMEFLDYWGLINFHPFPSMDSAMATGSDDGEAEKNSLLEKLYHFETLQLCPPVQRSSQMTPATTSGLFPESTIAEELVKQEGPAVEMLEYHCNSCSADCSRKRYHCQKQADFDLCTDCFSNRRFGSGMSSLDFILMEPAEVAGVNGGKWTDQETLLLLEALELYKENWNEIAEHVGTKTKAQCILHFVQMPIEDTFVDCDDDVVAVCKETVDPVATNNDSSMDKDASECIENDTSDGIKDNDKTSKAEDLEVKVNQEETTKLQEGSDEKSTEGTSKSEDAVKVKIDQEAGNDCAINALKEAFAAVGYSPGPEGPSSFAEVGNPVMALATFLAHLVGSDVAVASAHSSIKSMSRNSPGTELAARCCFLLKDPPDNEKEPTNSERDSKSEGDQDEVNVKQDKPTLEDKDLPNDHSNTKIETNALEVKGQPASTDDGALEKPISSKEQAVSNHEGGLDNGNDPNNAKLPNDQAPATLHNSGGSTSKAEIPLCSDKAQEETLIEESCPSVKDKHVSDSLLSDTSKDAEMVSNSIPSTKSKPQNPEPTNPACESLETTDSVMDVDGVSNSLPSEKIDSQPLITSKSSQCNGTEKDVDMMSPSNPVVSNSGAENGPNTGAGKDHADNGAKVEDDGTETKQDSSFEKVKRAAVSTLAAAAAKAKLLANQEEDQIRQLTSLLIEKQLHKLETKLAFFNDVENVVMRAREHVERSRHKLYHERALIIASRLGIPPSSSRGVPPSITTNRIPTNIANSLPRPQMMMNPPRPLISRPAGTVATTLQNPLVSSTAAGNSVRPSNQEKLSSVGTK from the exons ATGTTTGGAAGACAGCCCAGCACCACCACAGTTTCACTcacccaaatattttttttccctaaCCCCCCTTTTCTCCTTCTCGTCTCGATGGAGGAGAAACGCCGCGACGCCGCTCCCTCCGCCGCCGATTCGCCGGCATCAGAGCCCGCAACCTCTCGCCGCCGCGCCGGAGCCAACAAGAGGAAGTCCGGCGCCCTCAGCGCCTCCGGTTCCTCCTCCGCGCCCTCCAAACGCGCCTCTCGCGACAAGGCCTCACCGCTCCACCCTCCTCCCCTCCACAATGGCCCCCTCACCAGGGCCCGCCAAACCCCCAACAACCTCGCCTCCGCCTCCTCTTCCGCCGGCGCTTCCGCTCCCGCCGCCGTCAAACGCTCTGAACGCGCCCACCCTTCCGCCGCCGAGTCCGCCGCGCTCGCTGAGCAGCTCAAGAAGGAGAGCGAGTGGGAGACTCTCGAGGCCGCGATTGAAGCCGAATTCGAAGCTATCAGATCTCGCGGTGCCAATGCTCACGTGGTTCCCACTCACAGCG GTTGGTTTTCATGGTCATGTATTCATCCAATTGAGAAGCAAATGTTGCCTTCTTTCTTTAATAGCAAGACTGATAATCGGACTCCTGATGTATACATGGAGATAAGGAATTGGATAATGAAGAagtttcattcaaatccaaaCGTACAAATTGAATTGAAAGATATGTCACAGCTTAATGTTGGAGACTCAGATGCTAGGCAAGAGGTAATGGAGTTTTTGGACTATTGGGGTTTAATTAACTTCCACCCATTCCCTTCAATGGATTCTGCTATGGCCACTGGCAGTGATGATGGAGAAGCTGAAAAGAATTCATTGCTTGAAAAATTGTATCACTTTGAAACTCTCCAATTATGTCCACCTGTTCAAAGGTCTAGCCAAATGACTCCAGCTACTACCTCTGGCTTGTTTCCGGAGTCTACAATTGCTGAAGAGTTGGTGAAACAAGAGGGGCCAGCAGTTGAGATGCTTGAGTACCATTGCAACTCTTGTTCTGCTGATTGTTCTCGCAAACGTTACCATTGCCAGAAGCAG GCAGATTTTGATCTATGTACCGACTGCTTTAGTAATAGAAGATTTGGCTCTGGCATGTCTTCGTTGGATTTTATACTCATGGAACCAGCTGAAGTTGCAGGGGTTAATGGTGGAAAGTGGACTGATCAAGAGACTCTTCTGCTCCTTGAAGCATTAGaactttataaagaaaattggaATGAAATTGCAGAACATGttggaacaaaaacaaaagctcAGTGCATATTACACTTTGTTCAAATGCCAATTGAGGATACCTTTGTTGACtgtgatgatgatgttgttgcTGTTTGCAAAGAAACTGTGGATCCAGTTGCAACAAACAATGACTCATCTATGGACAAGGATGCTTCAGAATGTATTGAGAATGATACTAGTGATGGCATCAAAGACAATGATAAAACTTCCAAGGCTGAAGATCTTGAAGTGAAAGTGAATCAGGAGGAGACTACAAAGTTACAAGAAGGCAGTGATGAGAAATCTACCGAGGGAACTTCTAAATCAGAAGATGCTGTTAAGGTAAAGATTGATCAAGAAGCAGGCAATGACTGTGCTATAAATGCTCTTAAGGAAGCATTTGCAGCTGTTGGTTATTCTCCTGGACCTGAAGGCCCTTCTTCATTTGCTGAAGTGGGTAATCCTGTCATGGCACTG GCAACTTTCCTTGCACACTTGGTGGGTTCTGATGTGGCTGTTGCTTCAGCTCATAGCTCCATAAAATCCATGTCAAGAAATTCACCTGGCACCGAGCTTGCGGCAAGGTGTTGCTTTCTTTTAAAAGATCCCCCAGATAATGAGAAGGAACCGACTAATTCTGAAAG GGATTCTAAAAGTGAGGGAGATCAGGATGAAGTAAATGTAAAACAGGATAAACCAACATTGGAGGATAAAGATTTACCGAATGATCACAGTAATACAAAAATTGAAACTAATGCTTTAGAAGTCAAGGGACAGCCGGCTTCTACAGATGATGGAGCCTTGGAAAAACCCATTTCTTCAAAGGAGCAAGCAGTGAGTAATCATGAAGGTGGGCTTGACAATGGTAATGATCCCAACAATGCAAAGCTACCCAATGATCAAGCACCAGCCACTCTGCATAATTCAGGTGGTTCAACATCCAAGGCTGAAATTCCACTTTGTTCTGACAAGGCTCAGGAGGAAACTTTAATTGAAGAATCTTGCCCTTCTGTAAAAGACAAACATGTGTCTGATTCTCTTCTATCAGACACATCAAAAGATGCTGAAATGGTTTCTAATTCTATTCCCTCAACTAAGAGCAAGCCTCAAAATCCAGAGCCTACAAATCCAGCTTGTGAATCTCTAGAAACAACGGACTCAGTAATGGATGTTGATGGAGTTTCTAATTCCTTGCCATCGGAAAAGATTGACTCTCAGCCACTAATTACGTCAAAATCATCCCAATGTAATGGGACAGAAAAGGATGTAGATATGATGTCACCTTCAAATCCTGTTGTATCAAATTCTGGTGCTGAAAATGGTCCAAATAcag GGGCAGGTAAAGATCATGCAGATAATGGAGCAAAAGTGGAAGATGATGGTACTGAGACTAAACAGGATAGCAGTTTTGAGAAAGTGAAACGTGCTGCAGTTTCTACACTTGCTGCAGCAGCAGCAAAAGCCAAACTTCTAGCAAATCAGGAAGAAGACCAAATTCGACAGCTTACTTCCTTGTTGATAGAAAAGCAG TTGCACAAGTTGGAAACAAAGTTGGCTTTTTTCAATGATGTGGAGAATGTGGTGATGAGGGCAAGGGAGCATGTAGAGCGATCACGGCATAAGCTTTATCATGAGCGTGCTTTGATAATTGCATCACGGCTTGGTATACCACCTTCCTCATCTAGAGGTGTACCACCATCTATAACTACCAATAGAATTCCAACAAATATTGCAAACTCACTCCCAAGACCACAAATGATGATGAATCCACCAAGGCCACTGATTTCTAGACCTGCAGGCACTGTAGCAACTACTCTTCAAAACCCATTAGTATCTTCAACTGCAGCAGGAAATTCAGTTCGGCCATCTAACCAGGAAAAGCTTTCTTCTGTTGGGACAAAATAA